From Paenibacillus sp. V4I7, one genomic window encodes:
- a CDS encoding ABC transporter permease — protein sequence MVPQRNVMWYMLKKHRALYLLMLPGILYYIIFKYVPMYGVIIAFQDYSIGKGILGSKFVGLKHFIEFFYVNPDSWKLIRNTVMLNVYDLLFHFPAPIILAILFHELKNKTFKRIVQSISYMPHFLSTVVIAGILVTFLSPQTGIINFILVKMFGMEPILFLGLPNWFRTIYVSSEVWQKIGWGTILYLAAIAGIDPTLYEAAKMDGANRYQQMRHITFVGMVPVMIILFVLTLGHFMETGFQKILLLYNSMNYETSDVINTFVYRRGILDADFSFATAVGLFQSVIGLILVIAANRIARKYSETSLW from the coding sequence CATAGAGCGCTATATCTATTAATGCTGCCGGGAATTTTGTACTACATCATTTTCAAATATGTGCCCATGTATGGCGTCATCATCGCGTTTCAAGACTATTCGATCGGTAAAGGCATTTTAGGCAGTAAATTTGTAGGCTTGAAGCATTTTATCGAATTCTTCTATGTAAATCCGGACTCCTGGAAGCTGATCCGCAATACCGTCATGCTCAACGTGTACGATTTGCTGTTTCATTTTCCAGCACCGATCATTTTGGCCATTCTGTTTCACGAGCTTAAGAACAAAACGTTTAAACGAATTGTACAAAGCATCAGCTACATGCCGCACTTCTTATCAACTGTAGTCATCGCCGGCATTCTCGTCACGTTTCTGTCTCCGCAAACCGGGATCATCAATTTCATTCTTGTCAAAATGTTCGGAATGGAGCCGATTCTATTCCTAGGGCTGCCGAATTGGTTTCGGACGATCTACGTCAGCTCCGAAGTTTGGCAAAAAATCGGCTGGGGGACGATTCTGTATCTGGCTGCAATTGCCGGCATCGATCCAACTCTTTATGAGGCCGCTAAAATGGATGGGGCGAACCGCTACCAACAGATGCGACATATTACCTTCGTTGGCATGGTGCCCGTCATGATCATCCTGTTCGTTCTTACGCTTGGCCATTTTATGGAGACCGGATTCCAAAAAATATTGCTGCTTTACAATTCCATGAACTATGAAACATCGGATGTCATCAACACATTCGTGTATAGGCGCGGTATCTTGGATGCGGATTTCAGCTTCGCCACAGCCGTCGGGTTATTTCAGTCAGTGATCGGCCTTATCCTCGTCATCGCCGCTAACCGGATCGCTAGAAAATATTCAGAAACGAGCTTGTGGTAA